The following coding sequences are from one Campylobacter sp. RM16187 window:
- a CDS encoding CCA tRNA nucleotidyltransferase — MLKTGLIISKLNELNWVRNLLRPYTKRAYIVGGSVRDIFLGRKITDFDIEIYDIHPAKFDELMSQYGASGVGKSYFVYKLNGFDLSLPRIENKVGEGHKAFDVSYCNDEKSASMRRDFTVNSIMINIFDDKILDFWSGLDDIKKGVLRHIDDEKFCEDSLRVLRGIQFSARFDFKISQKTLKLMKTISLKDLSKDRISGEMLKLFNAKFQSTGAKYLYRLGLFKELFGLNLNKNQLIKFQKKLTSVRKFKKDQKEFLYLLREFGLQDRVVKDLNLPNSFISVFREPFFKGRVSDKDLLRIAIKMPLRDWLGLNSASLVRRAKKFGIYDSKFEPLINIDEILRAGFKNEAIGAEILRRQNLAIDEFLKNKF; from the coding sequence ATGTTGAAAACAGGCTTGATAATCTCAAAACTAAATGAGCTAAACTGGGTAAGAAATTTACTACGACCCTATACTAAACGTGCTTATATCGTGGGCGGCTCGGTTCGCGATATCTTTCTTGGAAGAAAAATAACCGATTTTGATATAGAAATTTATGATATCCATCCTGCTAAATTTGATGAATTAATGAGTCAATATGGAGCAAGTGGAGTTGGTAAGAGCTATTTTGTTTATAAATTAAACGGCTTTGATCTTAGCTTGCCTCGTATCGAAAATAAAGTCGGAGAAGGACATAAAGCCTTTGATGTAAGTTATTGCAACGATGAAAAGAGTGCCTCTATGAGGCGTGATTTTACCGTAAATTCTATCATGATCAATATCTTTGATGATAAAATACTTGATTTTTGGAGCGGATTAGATGATATCAAAAAAGGTGTTTTAAGACATATTGATGACGAGAAGTTTTGCGAAGACTCATTAAGGGTTTTACGCGGAATTCAGTTTAGTGCCAGATTTGATTTTAAAATTTCACAAAAAACACTAAAATTGATGAAAACAATAAGCTTAAAAGATCTAAGTAAAGACAGAATAAGCGGTGAAATGCTAAAACTTTTTAATGCCAAATTTCAAAGTACAGGAGCTAAATACCTTTATAGGCTTGGACTTTTTAAAGAGTTGTTTGGCTTAAATTTAAATAAAAATCAGCTGATTAAGTTTCAAAAAAAACTTACAAGCGTTAGAAAATTTAAAAAAGATCAAAAAGAGTTTTTATATCTGCTTAGAGAATTTGGGTTACAAGATAGAGTGGTGAAGGATCTAAATTTACCAAATAGCTTTATCTCTGTTTTTAGGGAACCATTTTTTAAAGGAAGAGTGAGTGATAAAGATCTTTTACGTATCGCAATTAAGATGCCTTTAAGAGATTGGCTTGGGTTAAATTCAGCAAGCCTTGTAAGAAGAGCTAAAAAATTTGGAATATACGATAGCAAGTTTGAGCCACTTATAAATATCGATGAGATATTAAGAGCGGGCTTTAAAAATGAGGCTATAGGGGCTGAAATTTTAAGGCGACAAAATTTAGCCATAGATGAGTTTTTGAAAAATAAATTTTAA
- the purU gene encoding formyltetrahydrofolate deformylase, with product MKKYILKIECQDEKGLIYRICDVVFKYHLNIETNNEFVDEDNNRFFMRASLVGNINTAEFIGTLEAFLPKGAIIECVEAAKKDIIILATKEAHCLGDLLIKHHSGELNANILAVIANREILRELVEKFNIPFHYVNSDDIERQEHEKRVLEAMSQYKFDYAVLAKYMRILSPNFVKHYPKKIINIHHSFLPAFIGANPYKQAYERGVKIIGATAHFVNDDLDEGPIISQDVINVNHEMSWQQMQKAGRNCEKSVLAAALDLALEDRLFVYKNRVVVF from the coding sequence ATGAAAAAATATATTCTTAAAATTGAGTGCCAGGATGAGAAAGGACTCATTTATAGAATTTGTGATGTGGTATTTAAATATCATCTAAATATCGAGACAAATAATGAATTTGTAGATGAAGATAATAATAGGTTTTTTATGCGAGCCTCGCTTGTAGGTAATATAAATACAGCCGAATTTATAGGCACACTTGAAGCTTTCTTGCCAAAAGGTGCGATTATAGAGTGTGTGGAGGCTGCCAAAAAAGATATTATTATTTTAGCCACTAAAGAGGCGCATTGTCTTGGAGATCTATTAATAAAGCATCACAGCGGAGAGTTAAATGCCAATATCTTAGCGGTTATTGCAAATCGTGAAATTTTAAGAGAGCTGGTTGAAAAATTTAATATCCCTTTTCACTACGTCAATTCTGATGACATCGAGAGACAAGAGCATGAAAAAAGAGTGCTTGAAGCAATGAGTCAGTATAAATTTGATTACGCAGTGCTTGCAAAATACATGAGAATTCTATCGCCAAATTTTGTAAAACACTATCCAAAAAAGATTATAAATATACACCACTCGTTTTTACCTGCATTTATCGGAGCTAATCCATATAAACAAGCCTATGAGCGCGGAGTAAAAATCATAGGAGCAACGGCTCACTTTGTAAATGATGATTTGGATGAAGGGCCGATTATCTCTCAAGATGTAATAAACGTAAATCATGAGATGAGTTGGCAGCAGATGCAAAAAGCCGGTAGAAACTGTGAAAAAAGCGTTCTTGCGGCAGCACTTGATCTGGCTCTTGAGGACAGGTTGTTTGTGTATAAAAACAGAGTAGTTGTCTTTTAA